The proteins below come from a single Oncorhynchus keta strain PuntledgeMale-10-30-2019 chromosome 32, Oket_V2, whole genome shotgun sequence genomic window:
- the LOC127914502 gene encoding FMRF-amide neuropeptides-like isoform X2 — MSKFGQSTLALMLMSADRFRFGQSTLALMSADRFRFGQSTLALMSADGFRFGQSTLALMLMSADGFRFGQSTLALMSADRFRFGQSTLALMSADGFKFGQSTLALMLMSADGFRFGQSTLALMSADRFRFGQSTLAWMSADGFRFGQSTLARMSSDRFRFGQSTLALMSADGFRFGQSTLALMSADGFRFGQSTLAWMSSDGFRFGQSTLAWMSADGFRFGQSTLARMSSDRFRFGQSTLALMSADGFRFGQSTLALMSANGFRFGQSTLALMLMSADRFRFGQSTLALMLMSADGFRFGQSTLALMLMSADRFRFGPATLALMSADRFRFGQSTLALMLMSADRFRFGPATLALMSADRFRFGQSTLALMLMSADGFRFGQSTLALMLLSADGFRFGPAHHRRISQVWIVQ, encoded by the exons ATGTCGAAATTTGGTCAGTCCACCCTAGCCTTGATGTTAATGTCCGCTGATAGGTTCAGATTTGGTCAGTCCACCCTAGCCTTGATGTCCGCTGATAGGTTCAGATTTGGTCAGTCCACCCTAGCCTTGATGTCCGCAGATGGGTTCAGATTTGGTCAGTCCACCCTAGCCTTGATGTTAATGTCCGCAGATGGGTTCAGATTTGGTCAGTCCACCCTAGCCTTGATGTCCGCTGATAGGTTCAGATTTGGTCAGTCCACCCTAGCCTTGATGTCCGCAGATGGGTTCAAATTTGGTCAGTCCACCCTAGCCTTGATGTTAATGTCCGCAGATGGGTTCAGATTTGGTCAGTCCACCCTAGCCTTGATGTCCGCTGATAGGTTCAGATTTGGTCAGTCCACCCTAGCCTGGATGTCCGCAGATGGGTTCAGATTTGGTCAGTCCACCCTAGCCCGGATGTCCTCAGATAGGTTCAGATTTGGTCAGTCCACCCTAGCCTTGATGTCCGCAGATGG GTTCAGATTTGGTCAGTCCACCCTAGCCTTGATGTCCGCAGATGGGTTCAGATTTGGTCAGTCCACCCTAGCCTGGATGTCCTCAGATGGGTTCAGATTTGGTCAGTCCACCCTAGCCTGGATGTCCGCAGATGGGTTCAGATTTGGTCAGTCCACCCTAGCCCGGATGTCCTCAGATAGGTTCAGATTTGGTCAGTCCACCCTAGCCTTGATGTCCGCAGATGGGTTCAGATTTGGTCAGTCCACCCTAGCCTTGATGTCCGCAAATGGGTTCAGATTTGGTCAGTCCACCCTAGCCTTGATGTTAATGTCCGCAGATAGGTTCAGATTTGGTCAGTCCACCCTAGCCTTGATGTTAATGTCCGCAGATGGGTTCAGATTTGGTCAGTCCACCCTAGCCTTGATGTTAATGTCCGCAGataggttcagatttggtccggccACCCTAGCCTTGATGTCCGCTGATAGGTTCAGATTTGGTCAGTCCACCCTAGCCTTGATGTTAATGTCCGCAGataggttcagatttggtccggccACCCTAGCCTTGATGTCCGCTGATAGGTTCAGATTTGGTCAGTCCACCCTAGCCTTGATGTTAATGTCCGCAGAtgg GTTCAGATTTGGTCAGTCCACCCTAGCCTTGATGTTATTGTCCGCAGAtgggttcagatttggtccggccCATCATAGACGTATTTCACAAGTTTGGATAGTACAGTGA
- the LOC127914502 gene encoding FMRF-amide neuropeptides-like isoform X3, with protein sequence MSKFGQSTLALMLMSADRFRFGQSTLALMSADRFRFGQSTLALMSADGFRFGQSTLALMLMSADGFRFGQSTLALMSADRFRFGQSTLALMSADGFKFGQSTLALMLMSADGFRFGQSTLALMSADRFRFGQSTLAWMSADGFRFGQSTLARMSSDRFRFGQSTLALMSADGFRFGQSTLARMSADRFRFGQSTLALMSADGFRFGQSTLAWMSSDGFRFGQSTLAWMSADGFRFGQSTLARMSSDRFRFGQSTLALMSADGFRFGQSTLALMSANGFRFGQSTLALMLMSADGFRFGQSTLALMLMSADRFRFGPATLALMSADRFRFGQSTLALMLMSADRFRFGPATLALMSADRFRFGQSTLALMLMSADGFRFGQSTLALMLLSADGFRFGPAHHRRISQVWIVQ encoded by the exons ATGTCGAAATTTGGTCAGTCCACCCTAGCCTTGATGTTAATGTCCGCTGATAGGTTCAGATTTGGTCAGTCCACCCTAGCCTTGATGTCCGCTGATAGGTTCAGATTTGGTCAGTCCACCCTAGCCTTGATGTCCGCAGATGGGTTCAGATTTGGTCAGTCCACCCTAGCCTTGATGTTAATGTCCGCAGATGGGTTCAGATTTGGTCAGTCCACCCTAGCCTTGATGTCCGCTGATAGGTTCAGATTTGGTCAGTCCACCCTAGCCTTGATGTCCGCAGATGGGTTCAAATTTGGTCAGTCCACCCTAGCCTTGATGTTAATGTCCGCAGATGGGTTCAGATTTGGTCAGTCCACCCTAGCCTTGATGTCCGCTGATAGGTTCAGATTTGGTCAGTCCACCCTAGCCTGGATGTCCGCAGATGGGTTCAGATTTGGTCAGTCCACCCTAGCCCGGATGTCCTCAGATAGGTTCAGATTTGGTCAGTCCACCCTAGCCTTGATGTCCGCAGATGGGTTCAGATTTGGTCAGTCCACCCTAGCCCGGATGTCCGCAGATAGGTTCAGATTTGGTCAGTCCACCCTAGCCTTGATGTCCGCAGATGGGTTCAGATTTGGTCAGTCCACCCTAGCCTGGATGTCCTCAGATGGGTTCAGATTTGGTCAGTCCACCCTAGCCTGGATGTCCGCAGATGGGTTCAGATTTGGTCAGTCCACCCTAGCCCGGATGTCCTCAGATAGGTTCAGATTTGGTCAGTCCACCCTAGCCTTGATGTCCGCAGATGGGTTCAGATTTGGTCAGTCCACCCTAGCCTTGATGTCCGCAAATGG GTTCAGATTTGGTCAGTCCACCCTAGCCTTGATGTTAATGTCCGCAGATGGGTTCAGATTTGGTCAGTCCACCCTAGCCTTGATGTTAATGTCCGCAGataggttcagatttggtccggccACCCTAGCCTTGATGTCCGCTGATAGGTTCAGATTTGGTCAGTCCACCCTAGCCTTGATGTTAATGTCCGCAGataggttcagatttggtccggccACCCTAGCCTTGATGTCCGCTGATAGGTTCAGATTTGGTCAGTCCACCCTAGCCTTGATGTTAATGTCCGCAGAtgg GTTCAGATTTGGTCAGTCCACCCTAGCCTTGATGTTATTGTCCGCAGAtgggttcagatttggtccggccCATCATAGACGTATTTCACAAGTTTGGATAGTACAGTGA
- the LOC127914502 gene encoding FMRF-amide neuropeptides-like isoform X1 encodes MSKFGQSTLALMLMSADRFRFGQSTLALMSADRFRFGQSTLALMSADGFRFGQSTLALMLMSADGFRFGQSTLALMSADRFRFGQSTLALMSADGFKFGQSTLALMLMSADGFRFGQSTLALMSADRFRFGQSTLAWMSADGFRFGQSTLARMSSDRFRFGQSTLALMSADGFRFGQSTLARMSADRFRFGQSTLALMSADGFRFGQSTLAWMSSDGFRFGQSTLAWMSADGFRFGQSTLARMSSDRFRFGQSTLALMSADGFRFGQSTLALMSANGFRFGQSTLALMLMSADRFRFGQSTLALMLMSADGFRFGQSTLALMLMSADRFRFGPATLALMSADRFRFGQSTLALMLMSADRFRFGPATLALMSADRFRFGQSTLALMLMSADGFRFGQSTLALMLLSADGFRFGPAHHRRISQVWIVQ; translated from the exons ATGTCGAAATTTGGTCAGTCCACCCTAGCCTTGATGTTAATGTCCGCTGATAGGTTCAGATTTGGTCAGTCCACCCTAGCCTTGATGTCCGCTGATAGGTTCAGATTTGGTCAGTCCACCCTAGCCTTGATGTCCGCAGATGGGTTCAGATTTGGTCAGTCCACCCTAGCCTTGATGTTAATGTCCGCAGATGGGTTCAGATTTGGTCAGTCCACCCTAGCCTTGATGTCCGCTGATAGGTTCAGATTTGGTCAGTCCACCCTAGCCTTGATGTCCGCAGATGGGTTCAAATTTGGTCAGTCCACCCTAGCCTTGATGTTAATGTCCGCAGATGGGTTCAGATTTGGTCAGTCCACCCTAGCCTTGATGTCCGCTGATAGGTTCAGATTTGGTCAGTCCACCCTAGCCTGGATGTCCGCAGATGGGTTCAGATTTGGTCAGTCCACCCTAGCCCGGATGTCCTCAGATAGGTTCAGATTTGGTCAGTCCACCCTAGCCTTGATGTCCGCAGATGGGTTCAGATTTGGTCAGTCCACCCTAGCCCGGATGTCCGCAGATAGGTTCAGATTTGGTCAGTCCACCCTAGCCTTGATGTCCGCAGATGGGTTCAGATTTGGTCAGTCCACCCTAGCCTGGATGTCCTCAGATGGGTTCAGATTTGGTCAGTCCACCCTAGCCTGGATGTCCGCAGATGGGTTCAGATTTGGTCAGTCCACCCTAGCCCGGATGTCCTCAGATAGGTTCAGATTTGGTCAGTCCACCCTAGCCTTGATGTCCGCAGATGGGTTCAGATTTGGTCAGTCCACCCTAGCCTTGATGTCCGCAAATGGGTTCAGATTTGGTCAGTCCACCCTAGCCTTGATGTTAATGTCCGCAGATAGGTTCAGATTTGGTCAGTCCACCCTAGCCTTGATGTTAATGTCCGCAGATGGGTTCAGATTTGGTCAGTCCACCCTAGCCTTGATGTTAATGTCCGCAGataggttcagatttggtccggccACCCTAGCCTTGATGTCCGCTGATAGGTTCAGATTTGGTCAGTCCACCCTAGCCTTGATGTTAATGTCCGCAGataggttcagatttggtccggccACCCTAGCCTTGATGTCCGCTGATAGGTTCAGATTTGGTCAGTCCACCCTAGCCTTGATGTTAATGTCCGCAGAtgg GTTCAGATTTGGTCAGTCCACCCTAGCCTTGATGTTATTGTCCGCAGAtgggttcagatttggtccggccCATCATAGACGTATTTCACAAGTTTGGATAGTACAGTGA